A portion of the Bombus pascuorum chromosome 8, iyBomPasc1.1, whole genome shotgun sequence genome contains these proteins:
- the LOC132909886 gene encoding lipase maturation factor 2-like — MVQVRYTRNLFLRGICIIYLFAFLSFYIQIPGLYGDNGILPARTQLDLKSRSPLFHKLRQKPTLLWFAPYLGLNIEYMLDVLSLVGVALSFAGFISQRFCISLVFALLWSLYYSLYQIGQTFMWFQWDVLLLEAGFLCIFVAPFCYSQRGKLSTPSDAVTFWTVRWLLFRLMFSSGVVKLTSGCPVWWKLNALNVHFESQCIPTHLAWYAHHLPTWFLRFTTVIVNIIELVIPFLFFFPNRKVRIIAFYTQVFLQIHIIATGNYNFFNFLTICLCISLLDDQFFYKKKSKNGTYNIIESFSTILCITVYGGIFYATYVYYNLRISDNWTIQSDIAFTQKQFDYVLSQAILVSISIGIISLAFTVVNALVTSLLAIKGIQNKIMATFVTSLYTAAVCFIFAISIVPYATLHHSYNTTIPVQLKQIQGKVEHLHLVNSYGLFRRMTGVGGRLEVIIEGSNDIDGPWKEYEFLYKPGNVNNSLPFVAPHQPRLDWQMWFAALGTYHQNPWLMSLAYRLLSGQPEVLALMNNIKNPFAEKPPRYIKASLYRYHYTPWSQSWNKQAWWTREKIGEYFPIFSHDHPPLLEYLSKMKIIQDKPTFKITNDSLKLFFDSIRSLVYRIEASLLLWGVFTAGCTIIMTSYNNSMLKKK; from the exons ATGGTTCAAGTACGATATAcacgtaatttatttttacgaggaatttgtattatatatctttttgcttttcttagtttttatatacaaataccgG GATTATATGGAGATAATGGCATCCTACCAGCTAGAACTCAGTTGGATCTTAAAAGTCGTTCTcctttatttcataaattaagaCAGAAACCAACATTACTGTGGTTTGCTCCTTATCTTGGgttaaatatagaatacatGTTAGATGTATTATCGCTTGTGGGTGTTGCTCTTTCCTTCGCAGG atttatatcaCAAAGATTTTGCATATCATTGGTATTTGCACTACTTTggtcattatattattctttgtaTCAAATTGGTCAAACATTTATGTGGTTTCAATG GGATGTACTTTTATTGGAAGcaggatttttatgtatatttgtagcACCATTCTGCTATTCTCAACGTGGAAAACTAAGTACACCAAGCGATGCTGTAACCTTTTGGACTGTGCGTTGGCTACTTTTCCGCTTAATGTTTTCCAGTGGAGTAGTGAAACTTACTTCTGGTTGTCCAGTGTGGTGGAAATTAAatg CTTTGAATGTACATTTTGAGTCACAGTGTATACCTACTCATTTAGCATGGTACGCACATCATTTGCCAACATGGTTTTTACGTTTTACTACTGTGATTGTCAATATTATTGAACTTGTCATTCcatttttgttcttctttccaAACAGAAAAGTCAGAATAATTGCATTTTATACACAG GTATTTCTTCAGATACACATTATAGCAACAGGAaactacaattttttcaactttttaacCATCTGTTTATGTATCTCTTTACTTGATGATCagtttttttataaaaaaaaatctaaaaatggTACTTATAATATCATAGAATCTTTTTCTACAATATTATGTATCACAGTTTATGGAGGAATTTTTTATGCAACATATGTGTATTACAATCTTAGAATATCTGATAATTGGACAATCCAAAGTGACATTG CATTTACGCAAAAACAATTTGATTATGTTTTATCACAAGCAATCCTGGTTTCTATCTCCATCGGCATAATATCCCTCGCATTTACAGTTGTAAATGCATTAGTTACATCTTTACTAGCCATTAAaggaatacaaaataaaattatggcAACATTCGTTACGAGTCTTTATACAGCAGCAGTTTGTTTTATCTTTGCTATAAGTATT GTACCATATGCCACCTTACATCACAGTTATAATACAACAATACCAGTGCAACTAAAACAGATACAAGGGAAAGTCGAACATCTTCATCTTGTAAATAGTTATGGATTATTTAGACGTATGACCGGAGTAGGAGGTAGATTAGAAGTAATCATCGAAGGAAGCAATGACATTGACGGGCCATGGAAAgaatacgaatttttatataaaccaggaaatgttaataattcattACCATTTGTTG CTCCTCATCAACCACGGCTCGATTGGCAAATGTGGTTCGCTGCGTTAGGTACTTATCATCAAAATCCATGGTTAATGTCATTAGCGTATCGCCTTTTGAGCGGTCAACCAGAAGTGTTGGCTCTAATGAATAACATAAAAAACCCATTTGCCGAAAAACCACCTAGATATATTAAAGCTAGTCTTTATCGTTATCATTACACTCCATGGAGTCAATC atggaataaacaagcttggtggacgagagaaaaaatcggagaatattttccaatatttagtCACGATCATCCACCGCTTCtcgaatatttatcaaaaatgaaaattattcaagatAAGCCGACGTTCAAAATAACAAACGATTCGTTAAAACTATTCTTCGATAGCATTAGGTCTCTGGTTTACAGAATCGAAGCAAGCCTTCTCTTATGGGGAGTTTTTACAGCAGGTTGTACAATCATCATGACTAGTTACAATAATTCAAtgttaaagaaaaagtaa
- the LOC132909877 gene encoding snRNA-activating protein complex subunit 4 homolog encodes MNTVLNEGDENNDLVEMLLESIFPKCKDGNHFENNYEINDIELIDNLKQESIKDRISVQKECQTKDDFTECSIENCYDMLDYNKQIISSLMDLKSNIMLALTKCQKKLAVIECNLKKNIAKDTKISICNAGMPYFKDKNYFSASNNEDEILKESYKELQLKNLPKISAWTKKERDVLLDAVKEEAEGRKECKDGKKKFSSTDILQTVKPLQQKEFDWFKISSNYFEDVHSPFDCRIMWNVFLHPNINRKHWTKSEITKLKRIVKKNKFQNWDKIAEELNTNRSAYQCLIRYNTRKRLPKVHCIWENEEDKRLLKLVEIFQIGDFIPWGNVTSWMQNRTKQQVYFRWSYSLSPYLTKGRFTKTEDDILKDAVTKYGTNFRKISAALMPNRSTIQLHDRYQTLTINQIESWTSWTLEEDTKLLHFFECIGPNWSVIAKNFSCKTRTQLRHRYTALQKYIKRGVSILELHKYQLHNGVQRSENENKEQRKEFCKNIFKPNNSIINEDHDNNITNIDQELIDYFRKKYKAEQLIHRRELHNVEKLECNTISLYNILQALNAKLCISNNIIDKKLNNRDQQLLHSLREYIKLKSDKKKYFQIVEEYKSRMFKRNESEQDSCFLPPCPFDSQIKLKKLKKCIDYDIDRSNKFVFELPTDFNTSELIASYIGGDEQELQFQKFAHSFQVNNSKCSESAFEAQNCSTFLTKLLLQHRCRTNNSNDRNNSTDKTLKKLESVVRFDIDTAASHENDDGYKSQHVEFQSKCLSNCTTEITQNHDTSIMYASHATLISFKNLTYLKRLNEKYSILDEYFIPSNELQEAFNLLETRLEQLFKYPLGLSNILLPQVYVEDTFLFEDIPPKKRRLKY; translated from the coding sequence ATGAACACGGTACTCAACGAAGGTGACGAAAATAATGATCTAGTCGAGATGTTGTTAGAAAGTATATTTCCCAAATGTAAAGATGGAAATCATTTTGAgaataattacgaaataaatgatattgaaTTAATCGATAACTTAAAACAAGAATCTATTAAAGATCGAATAAGTGTACAAAAAGAATGTCAAACCAAAGATGACTTTACGGAATGTAGTATCGAAAATTGCTATGATATGTTAGATTATAACAAACagataatttcttctttaatggATTTAAAAAGTAACATAATGCTAGCTCTTACAAAATGTCAAAAAAAATTAGCAGTGatagaatgtaatttaaaaaaaaatatagctaaagatacaaaaatttcaatttgcaaTGCCGGTATGCCTTATTTTaaggataaaaattatttttctgcttCCAATAACGAAGATGAAATATTGAAGGAGAGCTATAAAGAATTACAGCTCAAAAATCTTCCCAAAATTTCTGCATggactaaaaaggaaagagatgTGCTTTTAGATGCGGTAAAAGAAGAAGCGGAAGGGAGAAAGGAATGCAAAGAcgggaaaaagaaattttcatctACAGACATTTTACAAACAGTCAAGCCATTACaacaaaaagaatttgatTGGTTTAAAATATCATCTAATTATTTTGAAGATGTCCATTCTCCGTTTGATTGTCGTATCATGTGGAATGTTTTTCTTCACCCTAACATCAACAGGAAGCATTGGACAAAGTCAGAAATTACTAAACTCAAGAGAAtagtaaaaaagaataaatttcaaaactggGACAAAATTGCTGAAGAATTGAATACAAATCGTAGCGCATATCAATGTCTTATCAGATATAATACAAGAAAAAGATTACCTAAAGTCCATTGCATTTGGGAAAAtgaagaagataaaagacTTTTGAAACtagtagaaatatttcaaattggTGACTTTATTCCTTGGGGCAATGTAACTAGTTGGATGCAAAATAGAACTAAGCAGCAAGTTTATTTTCGATGGTCATACAGCTTATCACCATATTTAACTAAAGGCAGATTTACTAAAACTGAGGACGATATCTTGAAAGATGCTGTTACTAAATATGGTACTAACTTTCGTAAAATATCAGCTGCATTAATGCCTAATAGATCTACCATTCAACTACATGATCGTTATCAAACGTTAACCATTAACCAAATTGAAAGTTGGACTTCGTGGACGCTTGAAGAAGATACAAAGTTACTTCATTTTTTTGAGTGCATTGGTCCAAATTGGTCTGTAATAGCTAAAAACTTTTCGTGCAAAACTAGGACTCAATTAAGACATAGATACACAgctttgcaaaaatatattaagagAGGTGTTTCTATACTTGAACtgcataaatatcaattacaCAATGGAGTACAACGTtcagaaaatgaaaacaaggaacaaagaaaagaattttgtaaaaatatcttcaaaCCTAATAATAGTATTATCAATGAAGAtcatgataataatattacgaatataGATCAAGAGTTAATTGActattttcgtaaaaaatataaagcagAACAATTGATACATAGGCGGGAACTTCATAACGTGGAAAAGTTGGAATGTAATACAATAAgcttgtataatattttacaagcaTTGAATGCCAAACTTTGTATATCCAACAacattattgataaaaaattaaacaatagaGATCAACAGCTTTTGCATTCATTAAGggaatatataaaactaaaaagcGATAAGAAAAAGTACTTTCAAATTGTAGAGGAGTACAAATCACGCATGTTTAAACGCAATGAGTCTGAACAAGATTCTTGTTTTTTACCTCCATGTCCTTTTGATtcgcaaataaaattgaagaaattaaagaaatgtatCGATTATGATATAGATAGAAgcaataaatttgtattcgaACTACCTACAGACTTTAATACATCAGAGCTTATAGCTTCTTACATCGGTGGTGATGAACAagaattacaatttcaaaaatttgctCATTCCTTTCAagttaataattcaaaatgCAGTGAATCAGCCTTTGAAGCTCAAAACTGttctacatttttaacaaaattattattacaacaTCGATGTCGTACCAATAATAGCAACGATAGAAACAATTCAACTgacaaaacattaaaaaaattggaatCAGTCGTTCGTTTTGACATTGACACCGCTGCATCTCATGAAAATGACGATGGTTACAAATCTCAGCATGTGGAATTTCAAAGCAAATGTCTATCTAACTGTACCACAGAAATTACTCAAAACCATGATACATCTATTATGTATGCTAGCCATGCAACTTTGATAAGTTTCAAAAACTTGACATATTTGAAACGATTAAATGAAAAGTATAGTATTcttgatgaatattttataccatCAAACGAATTACAAGAAGcatttaatttattggaaacacgtttagaacaattatttaagtacCCATTAGGTCTGTCAAATATCTTATTGCCACAAGTTTATGTAGAGGATACATTTTTGTTCGAAGATATTCCACCAAAAAAGAGACGTCTCAAATATTAG